The Odocoileus virginianus isolate 20LAN1187 ecotype Illinois chromosome 30, Ovbor_1.2, whole genome shotgun sequence genome window below encodes:
- the HCRTR1 gene encoding orexin/Hypocretin receptor type 1 isoform X1 has protein sequence MEPSATPGPQMGVPTEGRERSSEPPDYEDEFLRYLWRDYLYPKQYEWVLIAAYVAVFFVALVGNTLVCLAVWRNHHMRTVTNYFIVNLSLADVLVTAICLPASLLVDITESWLFGRALCKVIPYLQAVSVSVAVLTLSFIALDRWYAICHPLLFKSTARRARGSILGIWAVSLAVMVPQAAVMECSSVLPELANRTRLFSVCDERWADDLYPKIYHSCFFIVTYLAPLSLMAMAYFQIFRKLWGRQIPGTTSALVRNWKRPSVQLEDQGRGLGAEPQPRARAFLAEVKQMRARRKTAKMLMVVLLVFALCYLPISVLNVLKRVFGMFRQASDREAVYACFTFSHWLVYANSAANPIIYNFLSGKFREQFKAAFSCCLPGLGPCASLKAPSPRSSASHKSLSLQSRCSVSKVSEHVLLTSVTTVLP, from the exons ATGGAGCCCTCAGCCACCCCAGGGCCCCAGATGGGGGTCCCCACTGAGGGCAGGGAACGGTCCTCGGAGCCTCCAGACTACGAAGATGAGTTTCTCCGCTATCTGTGGCGTGATTATCTGTACCCGAAGCAGTACGAGTGGGTCCTCATCGCAGCCTATGTGGCTGTGTTCTTCGTAGCCCTGGTGGGCAACACGCTGG TGTGCCTGGCCGTGTGGCGGAACCACCACATGAGGACGGTCACCAACTACTTTATCGTCAACCTGTCCCTGGCCGACGTGCTGGTGACGGCCATCTGCCTGCCGGCCAGCTTGTTAGTAGACATCACTGAGTCCTGGCTCTTTGGCCGTGCCCTCTGCAAGGTCATCCCCTATCTGCAG GCCGTGTCTGTGTCTGTGGCAGTGCTGACCCTCAGCTTCATCGCCTTGGACCGCTGGTATGCCATCTGCCACCCTCTGCTGTTCAAGAGTACTGCCCGGCGTGCCCGGGGCTCCATCCTGGGTATCTGGGCTGTGTCGCTGGCTGTCATGGTGCCCCAGGCTGCGGTCATGGAGTGCAGCAGTGTGCTGCCAGAGCTAGCCAACCGCACCCGGCTCTTCTCCGTCTGTGATGAACGCTGGGCTG ACGATCTCTATCCCAAGATCTACCACAGCTGCTTCTTCATTGTCACCTACCTGGCGCCACTGAGCCTCATGGCCATGGCCTATTTCCAGATCTTCCGCAAGCTCTGGGGCCGCCAG ATCCCTGGCACCACGTCAGCCCTGGTCAGGAACTGGAAGCGGCCCTCAGTCCAGCTGGAGGACCAGGGGCGAGGCCTGGGTGCAGAGCCCCAGCCTCGGGCCCGCGCCTTCCTGGCCGAGGTGAAGCAGATGCGAGCTCGGAGGAAGACAGCCAAGATGCTGATGGTGGTGCTGCTGGTCTTTGCCCTCTGCTACCTGCCCATCAGTGTCCTCAACGTCCTCAAGAG GGTGTTCGGGATGTTCCGCCAAGCCAGCGACCGAGAAGCTGTCTATGCCtgtttcactttctcccattGGCTGGTGTATGCCAACAGCGCTGCCAACCCCATCATCTACAACTTCCTCAGTG GCAAATTCCGGGAGCAGTTTAAGGCCgccttctcctgctgcctgccTGGCCTGGGTCCCTGTGCCTCTCTGAAGGCCCCCAGCCCTCGCTCCTCTGCCAGCCACAAGTCCTTGTCCTTGCAGAGCCGGTGCTCCGTCTCCAAAGTCTCGGAGCACGTGCTGCTCACCAGCGTCACCACGGTGCTGCCCTGA
- the HCRTR1 gene encoding orexin/Hypocretin receptor type 1 isoform X2, translating to MEPSATPGPQMGVPTEGRERSSEPPDYEDEFLRYLWRDYLYPKQYEWVLIAAYVAVFFVALVGNTLVCLAVWRNHHMRTVTNYFIVNLSLADVLVTAICLPASLLVDITESWLFGRALCKVIPYLQAVSVSVAVLTLSFIALDRWYAICHPLLFKSTARRARGSILGIWAVSLAVMVPQAAVMECSSVLPELANRTRLFSVCDERWADDLYPKIYHSCFFIVTYLAPLSLMAMAYFQIFRKLWGRQIPGTTSALVRNWKRPSVQLEDQGRGLGAEPQPRARAFLAEVKQMRARRKTAKMLMVVLLVFALCYLPISVLNVLKRVFGMFRQASDREAVYACFTFSHWLVYANSAANPIIYNFLSGLPSQLSHSPHLLPLPPGLRAERPHPRPPPGLSRV from the exons ATGGAGCCCTCAGCCACCCCAGGGCCCCAGATGGGGGTCCCCACTGAGGGCAGGGAACGGTCCTCGGAGCCTCCAGACTACGAAGATGAGTTTCTCCGCTATCTGTGGCGTGATTATCTGTACCCGAAGCAGTACGAGTGGGTCCTCATCGCAGCCTATGTGGCTGTGTTCTTCGTAGCCCTGGTGGGCAACACGCTGG TGTGCCTGGCCGTGTGGCGGAACCACCACATGAGGACGGTCACCAACTACTTTATCGTCAACCTGTCCCTGGCCGACGTGCTGGTGACGGCCATCTGCCTGCCGGCCAGCTTGTTAGTAGACATCACTGAGTCCTGGCTCTTTGGCCGTGCCCTCTGCAAGGTCATCCCCTATCTGCAG GCCGTGTCTGTGTCTGTGGCAGTGCTGACCCTCAGCTTCATCGCCTTGGACCGCTGGTATGCCATCTGCCACCCTCTGCTGTTCAAGAGTACTGCCCGGCGTGCCCGGGGCTCCATCCTGGGTATCTGGGCTGTGTCGCTGGCTGTCATGGTGCCCCAGGCTGCGGTCATGGAGTGCAGCAGTGTGCTGCCAGAGCTAGCCAACCGCACCCGGCTCTTCTCCGTCTGTGATGAACGCTGGGCTG ACGATCTCTATCCCAAGATCTACCACAGCTGCTTCTTCATTGTCACCTACCTGGCGCCACTGAGCCTCATGGCCATGGCCTATTTCCAGATCTTCCGCAAGCTCTGGGGCCGCCAG ATCCCTGGCACCACGTCAGCCCTGGTCAGGAACTGGAAGCGGCCCTCAGTCCAGCTGGAGGACCAGGGGCGAGGCCTGGGTGCAGAGCCCCAGCCTCGGGCCCGCGCCTTCCTGGCCGAGGTGAAGCAGATGCGAGCTCGGAGGAAGACAGCCAAGATGCTGATGGTGGTGCTGCTGGTCTTTGCCCTCTGCTACCTGCCCATCAGTGTCCTCAACGTCCTCAAGAG GGTGTTCGGGATGTTCCGCCAAGCCAGCGACCGAGAAGCTGTCTATGCCtgtttcactttctcccattGGCTGGTGTATGCCAACAGCGCTGCCAACCCCATCATCTACAACTTCCTCAGTG GTCTCCCCTCCCAGCTGTCCCACAGCCCCCACCTCCTTCCACTACCTCCCGGCCTCAGGGCGGAAaggccccacccccggcccccgccTGGGCTCAGCAGAGTGTGA